A single region of the Streptomyces vilmorinianum genome encodes:
- a CDS encoding glycosyltransferase, producing MTAGSRGDVAPFTGLGHGLMRAGHDVTVVTHESFAGLVREAGLAFHGLPVDPQAELRTEHGQRLLTSRSGPGKLAWVLAMARRLVGGMAPGMLDAARESDVLLLSGSVAPLGHAIAECLGLPSRGVYLQPLAPTRAFPPPVVGTRSCGGAGNRLAGRAVNAALELAFSKAARVLETELGSPRRRNRERRNWPVHHGFSTVVVPRPADWRPGLTIGGYWWPYTPPTARLPQEVHDFLDSGPPPVFVGLGSPTVPDPERVSDLIVRALREAGLRGVIQSGWSGLRADGDDMLTIGEAPHSLLFPHMAAVVHHAGAGTTAAGLRAGVPAVPMPVWFDGAFWASRLTALGVSPGPVPLRRLAAPHTLATALAAAVRDPVYRRRAAVLAERLRQEDGVAPVRAALEHLDHGGPGARR from the coding sequence ATGACAGCAGGGTCCCGAGGCGACGTCGCGCCTTTCACCGGGCTCGGGCACGGACTGATGCGCGCGGGACACGACGTCACCGTCGTGACCCATGAGTCGTTCGCCGGCCTGGTACGCGAAGCCGGTCTCGCCTTCCACGGACTGCCCGTCGACCCGCAGGCCGAGTTGCGCACGGAGCACGGTCAACGGTTGCTGACCAGCCGGAGCGGGCCCGGGAAACTGGCGTGGGTCCTGGCCATGGCCCGGCGGCTGGTCGGCGGGATGGCGCCGGGGATGCTGGACGCGGCGCGCGAGAGCGACGTGCTTCTGCTGTCGGGGTCCGTCGCGCCGCTGGGCCATGCCATCGCCGAATGCCTGGGGCTGCCGAGCAGAGGTGTCTACCTGCAACCGCTCGCGCCCACCCGCGCGTTCCCGCCGCCGGTCGTCGGTACGCGATCCTGCGGCGGCGCGGGCAACCGGCTGGCCGGGCGGGCGGTCAACGCCGCCTTGGAGCTGGCGTTCAGCAAGGCCGCCCGCGTCCTCGAGACGGAACTCGGCAGCCCCCGGCGCCGGAACCGGGAGCGCCGGAACTGGCCGGTCCACCACGGCTTCAGCACCGTGGTGGTCCCACGCCCGGCCGACTGGCGCCCGGGCCTGACGATCGGCGGTTACTGGTGGCCGTACACCCCACCGACCGCCCGACTCCCCCAAGAAGTCCACGACTTCCTGGACTCCGGCCCGCCCCCGGTCTTCGTGGGGCTGGGCAGCCCGACCGTGCCCGACCCGGAACGGGTGAGCGATCTGATCGTGCGGGCGCTGCGCGAGGCCGGGCTGCGTGGCGTGATCCAGTCCGGATGGAGCGGGTTGCGCGCCGACGGCGATGACATGCTGACGATCGGAGAGGCGCCGCACTCTCTGCTGTTCCCCCACATGGCGGCCGTCGTGCATCACGCGGGCGCGGGGACGACAGCCGCGGGTCTGCGTGCAGGCGTCCCCGCCGTACCCATGCCGGTGTGGTTCGACGGCGCGTTCTGGGCATCACGGCTCACCGCCCTCGGCGTCTCGCCCGGCCCCGTACCCCTGAGACGGCTCGCCGCACCGCACACCCTCGCCACGGCTCTCGCCGCGGCGGTCCGCGATCCGGTCTACCGCCGCCGCGCCGCCGTCCTCGCCGAGCGACTGCGGCAGGAGGACGGCGTGGCCCCCGTACGGGCAGCACTCGAACACC